One Tamlana carrageenivorans genomic region harbors:
- a CDS encoding IS4 family transposase yields MNKSKNFIGHPIIKQVLNFILPKDVHRTAKKHNSDRYTKKFTTYEHLATMVFTVISGCSSLREVSSIMLACEGKINHLGLTDFPKRSTLSDANRRRSSEVFADIYHLLYKRYHRFLSDSRPLEPAVKNLKIVDSSTIPLFSDILKGVGRNPLNGKKKGGIKMHTMINAMEDVPCLIKFSSAATHDHTFLKDLELKKGSYVVFDKGYVDYEQYQKWTLEDVYFVTRQKDNARYTSLEEFDISNKVDDAVLKDEKIGLTDKNGNAFSLRRIAFWHEKHQKVYEFITNNYDLDADKIADIYKNRWQIETMFKRLKQNFPLKYFLGDNQNAIEIQIWVSLIIQLIMLVIQRKTQRNWAYSNMMSVIRYHLMTYIDLFKFLKNPEANWEEITTKNIGQLSLFDP; encoded by the coding sequence ATGAATAAAAGTAAAAACTTTATCGGACACCCCATAATCAAACAGGTATTAAATTTCATTTTGCCCAAAGATGTTCATCGGACAGCCAAAAAGCACAACAGCGATCGCTATACCAAAAAGTTTACCACCTATGAGCATTTGGCCACTATGGTATTTACCGTGATCAGTGGCTGTAGCTCACTTCGTGAGGTTTCCAGTATTATGCTTGCCTGCGAGGGAAAGATCAACCATCTAGGACTCACGGACTTTCCAAAACGCAGTACCTTGTCAGATGCTAACAGGAGAAGAAGCTCTGAAGTATTTGCCGATATTTATCATTTACTCTACAAACGTTACCATCGCTTTTTATCGGACAGCAGACCCTTAGAACCTGCAGTGAAGAACCTTAAAATCGTTGATTCCTCGACCATACCCCTATTTAGTGACATTCTTAAAGGTGTAGGAAGGAACCCGCTCAACGGCAAAAAGAAAGGAGGTATCAAGATGCATACTATGATAAACGCCATGGAAGACGTTCCTTGTCTGATTAAGTTTTCAAGCGCGGCCACGCACGACCACACCTTTTTAAAAGACCTGGAACTCAAGAAGGGCTCTTATGTGGTTTTTGACAAAGGGTATGTGGATTATGAGCAATACCAAAAATGGACACTGGAAGATGTTTACTTTGTGACTCGGCAAAAGGACAATGCTCGCTATACAAGCCTTGAAGAGTTTGATATCTCCAATAAAGTGGACGATGCTGTCTTAAAGGACGAAAAAATAGGGCTTACGGACAAAAACGGCAATGCTTTTTCCCTGAGGAGAATCGCTTTTTGGCACGAAAAGCACCAAAAAGTTTATGAGTTCATCACTAATAATTATGATCTTGATGCAGACAAAATAGCCGACATCTATAAAAATAGGTGGCAGATTGAGACGATGTTCAAGCGGCTTAAACAGAACTTTCCGCTAAAGTATTTTTTGGGAGACAATCAAAATGCCATCGAAATACAAATCTGGGTCAGTTTGATAATCCAGCTCATTATGCTTGTGATCCAAAGAAAAACCCAAAGAAACTGGGCTTATTCCAATATGATGTCCGTCATACGATACCATTTGATGACATATATCGATTTGTTCAAATTCCTGAAAAACCCAGAAGCTAATTGGGAAGAGATTACAACCAAAAACATTGGGCAATTAAGCCTTTTTGACCCATAA
- a CDS encoding DUF4258 domain-containing protein — protein sequence MKLIQRIGYYLGGFSLGLIILAFFLSGKKTSCSYGPDARVLKNINSKKIIYSPEVKQSINDKDTDSSEISTILKKGDINFSNSNARQKPCGVYSIEGEHNNRNILLTVENCDSIATIKSFKLNS from the coding sequence ATGAAACTTATTCAACGTATTGGCTACTACTTAGGTGGCTTTTCTTTAGGCTTAATAATTTTGGCTTTTTTTTTAAGCGGCAAAAAAACATCTTGTAGCTATGGCCCAGATGCTAGAGTATTAAAAAATATAAATTCTAAAAAAATTATTTATAGTCCCGAGGTTAAGCAATCCATTAATGATAAGGATACCGACTCCTCTGAAATTTCTACAATCTTAAAAAAAGGCGATATCAACTTCTCTAACAGTAATGCCAGGCAAAAACCTTGTGGCGTTTATAGTATAGAAGGAGAACACAATAACAGAAATATTCTACTTACGGTTGAAAACTGTGATAGTATTGCCACTATTAAAAGCTTTAAATTAAACTCGTAG
- a CDS encoding SDR family NAD(P)-dependent oxidoreductase: MKPSTVKTIDDLLKDSGLFSFVKRTTKPHECFDFSNEIILITGAAGTIGSELTKQLISSKYQKLILIDFAESPLYSLIKDLEFENTTNIVFKLLDITDKAALESIFSFIVVR, encoded by the coding sequence ATGAAACCATCTACTGTTAAAACAATAGATGACTTATTAAAAGATTCCGGTCTATTTTCATTCGTGAAAAGGACAACTAAGCCTCATGAGTGTTTCGATTTTTCTAATGAAATTATTTTAATCACTGGTGCCGCAGGAACAATTGGTAGCGAACTAACCAAACAATTAATTTCCAGTAAATACCAAAAACTTATTCTAATTGATTTTGCAGAATCACCTTTATATAGCTTAATTAAAGATCTTGAATTTGAAAACACAACAAACATTGTTTTCAAACTTTTAGATATCACCGATAAAGCGGCCTTAGAATCTATATTTTCTTTTATTGTTGTCCGATAA
- a CDS encoding polysaccharide biosynthesis protein gives MISKQKACHLILKFSARNQPSGNTFTFNMGDPIKIKHIVERLLFNYNKVPDTSKIKVTKLRGGEKLAEDLVSDSEQHLSTNIQDVYFVEADKNRKTCIKINFKKLESISPNDPPDYIKSVLLSYL, from the coding sequence ATGATAAGTAAACAAAAAGCCTGTCACCTTATATTAAAATTTAGTGCTCGTAATCAACCATCGGGTAACACTTTTACTTTTAATATGGGCGATCCAATTAAAATAAAACATATTGTAGAGCGCTTATTATTTAACTACAATAAAGTGCCCGACACTTCAAAAATTAAAGTTACCAAGTTACGTGGTGGTGAAAAGCTCGCAGAAGATTTAGTATCAGATTCTGAACAACATTTATCAACCAATATTCAAGACGTTTATTTCGTTGAAGCCGATAAAAACAGGAAAACCTGTATTAAAATCAACTTTAAAAAATTGGAATCGATATCTCCAAATGATCCTCCAGATTACATTAAATCCGTATTATTAAGCTATCTCTAA
- a CDS encoding alanine dehydrogenase, whose translation MAKQLSPFTKQQLIPQEETLEIFRKKGELFIGIPKETAFQEKRICLTPDAVYALVSNGHRVLLESGAGNGANFSDRDYSEAGAEITKDTAKVFSCPMILKVEPPTLDQIKLINPQTILISALQLKTQTKKYFETLATKRITALAFEFIRDTDGSYPAVKSLSEIAGTASVLIAAELLSEPKNGNGLMFGNISGVPPLEVVILGAGTVGEFAARSALGLGAGVKVFDNSITKLRRIQTHLGRPIFTSTIQPKNLAKALKRCDVLIGAVRGLNRAPIVVTETMVESMKKGAIIIDVSIDMGGCIDTSEVTSHKQPTFLKHDVVHYCVPNIPARYPRTASVSISNIFTPYLLKIAEDGGIENSLRLDRGLKNGLYFYHGILTSKSVGEWYDLKYSDINLLIF comes from the coding sequence ATGGCCAAGCAATTATCACCTTTTACGAAGCAACAACTTATCCCACAGGAAGAAACTCTAGAGATTTTCAGAAAAAAAGGAGAATTATTTATAGGTATTCCTAAAGAAACGGCATTTCAAGAAAAACGTATTTGTTTAACTCCCGATGCCGTATACGCCTTAGTAAGCAATGGGCATCGTGTTTTATTAGAATCTGGCGCCGGCAATGGTGCCAATTTTAGTGATCGAGATTATAGTGAGGCTGGCGCCGAAATCACCAAAGACACGGCTAAAGTTTTCTCTTGTCCTATGATTTTAAAAGTAGAACCCCCTACTCTGGATCAGATAAAATTGATAAACCCACAAACCATTTTAATTTCTGCGTTACAATTAAAAACACAAACTAAAAAATATTTTGAAACTCTGGCAACCAAGCGCATAACGGCTTTAGCATTTGAGTTTATTCGCGATACCGATGGCAGTTACCCTGCTGTAAAATCGTTAAGTGAAATTGCAGGAACGGCTTCGGTTTTAATTGCAGCCGAGTTGTTATCTGAACCTAAAAATGGTAACGGCCTTATGTTTGGCAACATCAGTGGTGTGCCGCCTTTAGAAGTGGTAATTCTAGGCGCTGGAACTGTTGGTGAATTTGCTGCTAGAAGTGCGCTTGGCCTAGGTGCTGGTGTAAAAGTTTTTGACAATTCTATTACAAAATTACGACGTATTCAAACGCATTTAGGGCGTCCCATATTCACTTCTACCATCCAACCTAAAAATTTAGCCAAAGCTTTAAAACGATGTGATGTACTTATTGGAGCCGTACGCGGATTAAACAGGGCCCCAATTGTTGTTACAGAAACTATGGTAGAATCTATGAAAAAAGGCGCTATTATTATTGATGTTAGCATTGATATGGGAGGTTGTATTGATACTAGCGAAGTGACATCTCACAAACAACCTACTTTTTTAAAACATGATGTTGTCCACTATTGTGTACCTAATATCCCTGCACGTTATCCACGAACAGCTTCCGTTTCTATTAGCAATATCTTTACGCCATATCTTTTAAAAATTGCCGAAGATGGCGGTATAGAAAATTCTTTAAGATTAGATCGAGGTTTAAAAAATGGGTTGTACTTTTACCACGGAATTTTAACCAGCAAATCTGTAGGTGAATGGTACGATTTAAAATATAGCGATATAAACTTGCTTATATTTTAA
- the aroB gene encoding 3-dehydroquinate synthase produces MNSIAANDSLIHFNDTCYSSLNEYLAEKHFSKIFILVDENTHQYCLPLFLEKLQTEVTIEIIEIESGEVNKNIDTCVGVWNTLSELDADRKSLMINIGGGVITDLGGFVACTFKRGIAYVNVPTTLLSMVDASVGGKTGVDLGALKNQIGVISNADLVLIDTKYLDTLPKNEMRSGLAEMLKHGLITGESYWSNFEDLSKLSLKDLDRLIYESVEIKKNVVEIDPFENGLRKTLNYGHTLGHAIESYFLSSPNKTTLLHGEAVVIGMILACYISTQLTGFPKEKTDAIKSLLTGYYGKVDINEQEYAPIIELLKYDKKNTHGNINFVLLEDIGKTKIDCLVEEQMIIDAFNFYAS; encoded by the coding sequence ATGAACTCTATTGCAGCCAATGATAGTCTCATTCATTTTAATGATACTTGCTATTCATCTTTAAACGAATATTTAGCCGAAAAGCATTTTTCTAAAATTTTTATCCTTGTTGATGAAAACACACATCAATACTGTTTACCACTTTTTTTAGAAAAATTACAGACAGAAGTTACTATTGAAATTATTGAAATTGAATCTGGAGAGGTAAATAAAAACATCGATACCTGTGTTGGCGTTTGGAATACCTTATCGGAATTAGATGCAGATAGAAAAAGTTTGATGATTAATATTGGTGGTGGCGTTATTACCGATTTAGGCGGATTTGTCGCTTGTACTTTTAAACGTGGAATCGCTTATGTAAATGTACCTACCACGCTCCTATCTATGGTTGACGCCTCTGTGGGAGGAAAAACTGGTGTGGATTTAGGCGCCTTAAAAAATCAAATAGGCGTTATAAGCAATGCCGATTTGGTTTTAATAGACACAAAATACCTTGATACTTTACCAAAAAATGAAATGCGTTCAGGCTTAGCAGAAATGTTAAAACATGGTCTTATTACTGGTGAATCGTATTGGAGTAATTTTGAAGATTTATCGAAACTTTCTTTAAAGGATTTAGATCGATTAATATACGAATCGGTTGAAATTAAAAAGAATGTTGTTGAAATCGACCCTTTTGAAAATGGATTAAGAAAAACCTTAAACTACGGGCATACACTTGGCCACGCCATTGAATCGTATTTTTTAAGTAGTCCTAACAAAACCACCTTATTACACGGTGAGGCTGTGGTTATAGGCATGATATTGGCGTGTTATATATCTACCCAACTCACAGGTTTCCCTAAAGAAAAAACAGATGCTATTAAAAGCTTGTTAACGGGTTATTATGGTAAAGTAGATATTAATGAACAAGAATATGCGCCTATAATAGAATTGCTTAAATACGATAAAAAGAACACCCATGGCAATATTAATTTTGTTTTACTAGAAGATATTGGAAAAACGAAAATTGATTGTTTGGTTGAAGAACAAATGATTATTGATGCTTTTAATTTTTACGCGAGTTAA
- the tsaE gene encoding tRNA (adenosine(37)-N6)-threonylcarbamoyltransferase complex ATPase subunit type 1 TsaE, whose product MKITYELSEAEQVAKDIINQAKTKTILFYGDMGVGKTTLIKKIVEVLGSEDEVSSPTFSIVNEYNLKDGKLYHFDLYRLKSTEEAYDFGIEDYLDSGCWTLIEWPEKVDISLFDEYDEVRINLDTHNKRTLELI is encoded by the coding sequence TTGAAAATAACTTACGAATTATCTGAAGCAGAGCAAGTCGCTAAAGACATTATTAACCAAGCCAAAACCAAAACCATTTTATTTTATGGCGATATGGGTGTTGGTAAAACCACATTAATTAAAAAAATTGTTGAAGTTTTAGGTAGCGAAGATGAAGTGAGCAGTCCTACTTTTTCTATTGTAAATGAATACAATTTAAAAGATGGTAAATTGTATCACTTTGACCTCTATCGTCTAAAAAGCACAGAGGAAGCTTACGATTTTGGTATTGAAGATTATTTAGATTCTGGTTGTTGGACCTTAATTGAATGGCCTGAAAAGGTAGATATTAGTTTGTTTGATGAATATGACGAAGTTCGTATTAATTTGGACACCCATAACAAACGTACTTTAGAGCTTATTTAA
- the pdxH gene encoding pyridoxamine 5'-phosphate oxidase, translating to MEKDLSKYRKSYEKGALLLSEVPENPLELFQKWFHEVDAFFIEDETNAMTVSTIGLDGYPKNRVVLLKKYTYEGFIFYTNYNSEKGKAIAMNSNVCLSFFWHGAERQIIIKGKAEKIAENLSDGYFESRPRGSQIGALVSNQSEVIENRDVLENKLKTLEIEFEGKEIDRPKHWGGYLVRPVEIEFWQGRPNRLHDRIRYKLQDDYHWKIDRLAP from the coding sequence ATGGAAAAGGATTTAAGTAAATATCGTAAGTCGTACGAAAAGGGCGCTTTATTATTATCAGAAGTCCCTGAAAACCCATTGGAATTGTTTCAAAAATGGTTTCATGAGGTCGATGCTTTTTTTATTGAAGATGAAACCAATGCCATGACCGTGTCAACTATCGGCTTGGATGGTTACCCCAAAAACAGAGTAGTTCTTTTAAAAAAATATACCTATGAAGGTTTTATTTTTTACACCAATTATAACAGTGAAAAAGGTAAAGCTATAGCAATGAATTCAAATGTGTGTTTATCTTTTTTTTGGCATGGTGCAGAACGCCAAATTATTATAAAAGGTAAGGCTGAGAAAATTGCTGAAAATTTAAGCGATGGTTATTTTGAGTCTCGCCCCCGTGGCAGTCAAATAGGTGCCTTGGTCTCCAACCAAAGTGAAGTTATTGAAAATAGAGACGTTTTAGAAAACAAACTCAAAACCTTAGAAATTGAATTTGAGGGTAAGGAAATTGATAGACCAAAACATTGGGGTGGTTATTTAGTTAGACCTGTAGAAATAGAGTTCTGGCAAGGTCGCCCAAACCGTTTGCACGATCGGATTCGTTATAAATTGCAGGACGATTACCATTGGAAAATTGATAGACTGGCTCCTTAA
- a CDS encoding IS4 family transposase, with the protein MNKSKNFIGHPIIKQVLNFILPKDVHRTAKKHNSDRYTKKFTTYEHLATMVFTVISGCSSLREVSSIMLACEGKINHLGLTDFPKRSTLSDANRRRSSEVFADIYHLLYKRYHRFLSDSRPLEPAVKNLKIVDSSTIPLFSDILKGVGRNPLNGKKKGGIKMHTMINAMEDVPCLIKFSSAATHDHTFLKDLELKKGSYVVFDKGYVDYEQYQKWTLEDVYFVTRQKDNARYTSLEEFDISNKVDDAVLKDEKIGLTDKNGNAFSLRRIAFWHEKHQKVYEFITNNYDLDADKIADIYKNRWQIETMFKRLKQNFPLKYFLGDNQNAIEIQIWVSLIIQLIMLVIQRKAQRNWAYSNMMSVIRYHLMTYIDLFKFLKNPEANWEEITTKNIGQLSLFDP; encoded by the coding sequence ATGAATAAAAGTAAAAACTTTATCGGACACCCCATAATCAAACAGGTATTAAATTTCATTTTGCCCAAAGATGTTCATCGGACAGCCAAAAAGCACAACAGCGATCGCTATACCAAAAAGTTTACCACCTATGAGCATTTGGCCACTATGGTATTTACCGTGATCAGTGGCTGTAGCTCACTTCGTGAGGTTTCCAGTATTATGCTTGCCTGCGAGGGAAAGATCAACCATCTAGGACTCACGGACTTTCCAAAACGCAGTACCTTGTCAGATGCTAACAGGAGAAGAAGCTCTGAAGTATTTGCCGATATTTATCATTTACTCTACAAACGTTACCATCGCTTTTTATCGGACAGCAGACCCTTAGAACCTGCAGTGAAGAACCTTAAAATCGTTGATTCCTCGACCATCCCCCTATTTAGCGACATTCTTAAAGGTGTAGGAAGGAACCCGCTCAACGGCAAAAAGAAAGGAGGTATCAAGATGCATACTATGATAAACGCCATGGAAGACGTTCCTTGTCTGATTAAGTTTTCAAGCGCGGCCACGCACGACCACACCTTTTTAAAAGACCTGGAACTCAAGAAGGGCTCTTATGTGGTTTTTGACAAAGGGTATGTGGATTATGAGCAATACCAAAAATGGACACTGGAAGATGTTTACTTTGTGACTCGGCAAAAGGACAATGCTCGCTATACAAGCCTTGAAGAGTTTGATATCTCCAATAAAGTGGACGATGCTGTCCTAAAGGACGAAAAAATAGGGCTTACGGACAAAAACGGCAATGCTTTTTCCCTGAGGAGAATCGCTTTTTGGCACGAAAAGCACCAAAAAGTTTATGAGTTCATCACTAATAATTATGATCTTGATGCAGACAAAATAGCCGACATCTATAAAAATAGGTGGCAGATTGAGACGATGTTCAAGCGGCTTAAACAGAACTTTCCGCTAAAGTATTTTTTGGGAGACAATCAAAATGCCATCGAAATACAAATCTGGGTCAGTTTGATAATCCAGCTCATTATGCTTGTGATCCAAAGAAAAGCCCAAAGAAACTGGGCTTATTCCAATATGATGTCCGTCATACGATACCATTTGATGACATATATCGATTTGTTCAAATTCCTGAAAAACCCAGAAGCTAATTGGGAAGAGATTACAACCAAAAACATTGGGCAATTAAGCCTTTTTGACCCATAA
- a CDS encoding sugar transferase, which translates to MIKRCFDFVFALIGLVLLLPFFLIIIIVIKFDSRGPVFFIQKRVGKDNEDFDIYKFRTMRVKSDNKGLLTIGNHDSRITKAGYILRRYKIDELPQLINIIKGDMSFVGPRPELRHYVNYYTEDDMKIFQVRPGITGLASLKYRNEVELLKKAEDPEKFFIETIIPDKLKYNKKYIEKRNIFFDLKLIGLTIIKVIAK; encoded by the coding sequence ATGATAAAACGATGTTTTGATTTTGTTTTTGCTTTGATTGGGCTTGTGTTGCTTTTGCCCTTCTTTCTTATTATTATCATTGTTATTAAGTTCGATTCCCGAGGACCAGTTTTTTTTATCCAAAAACGTGTTGGAAAAGACAACGAAGACTTCGATATCTATAAATTTAGAACCATGCGTGTTAAATCCGATAACAAAGGTCTTTTAACCATAGGCAACCATGATTCTCGAATAACAAAAGCAGGTTATATTTTAAGACGTTATAAAATTGATGAATTGCCTCAATTAATTAACATTATTAAAGGCGATATGAGTTTTGTTGGACCAAGACCAGAATTACGTCATTATGTGAATTATTACACCGAAGATGATATGAAAATTTTTCAGGTTAGACCTGGAATTACTGGGCTTGCTTCGTTAAAGTATAGAAATGAAGTCGAATTATTAAAAAAAGCAGAGGATCCCGAAAAATTTTTTATTGAAACCATAATTCCAGATAAATTAAAATATAATAAGAAATACATTGAAAAGCGAAACATTTTTTTCGATTTAAAACTTATCGGATTAACCATCATTAAGGTTATTGCCAAATAA
- a CDS encoding IS4 family transposase: MTNITLFSQIISKLDRSSFSKLVKAKGTDKHQKGFNSWTHLVSMLFCQFAKSQSVRDISNGLRSATGNLNHLGIQKAPSKSTISYQNKHRDWTLYRDYYYVLLKSFGQHPHLKRVKFKIKSKIFLLDSTTISLCLSLFDWAKYKTHKGAVKMHTLLDYDGNLPHYVNISDGKTADNKGAYDIPLISRSVIVADRFYNDFSLLNVWDSNQVFFVIRHKENIQFKSIKEKELPENRHHHVLKDEIIELTGAKSKTKYPKKLRRIAVWDDKNNQEIELITNQMSWTANTISQLYKARWDIEIFFRDIKQQLHIKSFIGTSENAVMIQIWTALITILILKALKANAKYNWYLSNLVAFIRLNLFVKVDLQKWIDSPFNEQPPPKQNYTQGVLF, translated from the coding sequence ATGACAAATATAACATTGTTCTCTCAGATAATCTCCAAATTAGACCGTTCTAGTTTTTCTAAACTTGTAAAAGCCAAGGGAACAGATAAACATCAAAAAGGATTTAATAGTTGGACACATTTAGTCTCCATGTTGTTTTGTCAATTTGCAAAAAGTCAATCCGTCCGAGATATAAGTAATGGACTTCGCTCTGCCACAGGAAACCTTAATCATTTAGGCATACAGAAAGCACCTTCTAAATCAACGATAAGCTATCAAAACAAACATCGAGACTGGACGCTTTATCGAGATTACTACTATGTTCTTTTAAAAAGTTTTGGACAGCACCCTCACTTAAAACGTGTTAAATTCAAAATTAAATCCAAGATATTTCTATTAGATTCTACAACGATAAGTCTATGTTTAAGTCTCTTTGATTGGGCAAAATACAAAACCCACAAAGGAGCTGTAAAAATGCACACCTTGCTTGATTATGATGGTAATTTACCGCACTATGTAAATATTAGCGATGGTAAAACAGCAGATAATAAAGGAGCTTACGATATTCCTTTGATTAGCCGTTCGGTTATTGTCGCAGATCGATTTTATAATGATTTTTCGTTACTTAACGTTTGGGACAGCAACCAAGTGTTTTTTGTAATTAGGCACAAAGAAAACATCCAATTTAAGAGTATTAAAGAAAAAGAATTGCCAGAAAATAGACATCATCATGTTTTAAAAGATGAAATCATTGAGCTAACAGGGGCTAAATCAAAAACAAAATACCCAAAGAAGCTACGTAGAATAGCTGTATGGGACGATAAAAATAACCAGGAAATAGAACTTATTACCAACCAAATGTCTTGGACAGCAAACACAATTAGCCAACTCTACAAAGCTAGATGGGATATTGAGATATTCTTTAGAGACATCAAACAACAGCTACATATTAAATCGTTTATAGGAACTTCTGAAAATGCCGTAATGATACAAATATGGACGGCTCTTATTACTATACTCATCCTAAAAGCCTTAAAAGCAAATGCAAAATATAATTGGTACTTGTCCAATTTAGTAGCTTTTATAAGACTTAACCTTTTTGTCAAAGTGGATTTGCAAAAATGGATTGATAGCCCTTTTAACGAGCAGCCTCCCCCCAAACAAAATTATACACAAGGGGTTCTTTTTTGA